One window from the genome of Bacteroidota bacterium encodes:
- a CDS encoding CRTAC1 family protein, which translates to MKSPRIALLLLFLAAFAGCADEDAATVADMPGAGVMTFTEVTAPAGLADFQHKGGSVGEKWYPETVGAGAGFIDVDGDGWLDILLVEGGTWQNQLGPAADVQSLRIYKNKGDGTFEDYTEAAGLADVRTYAFGVVVADYDNDGDDDFFVTTLYQNLLFQNNDGQFEEVSEAVGLADVALWSTAALFFDANRDGWLDLFVADYVDWTPETDIWCTHNGVDKSFCGPKLYDGLDSHFYQNNGDGTFTERAAAVGLKESVGKTLGVTELDFNSDGWPDLALANDTQRDLLYQNKGDGTFEEVGLFSGIAFDENGVARAGMGIDAGDVDNNGNVSVFVANYAEEMIGVYRHTGEGIFVNRSAASQVGRPSMTTLGFGLFLFDPNLDGYLDLFVANGHIDDLIEQVQDNVTYKQAPQLFVNMRNGTFKEAVLTDSTLLQRPIVGRGAAFADIDRDGDQDILLTENKGGAYLWRNDGQEGNALRVYLAGTTSNRSGIGAEVLAYVAGEPQARRIRSGGSYLSQSEQIATIGLGMHNAVDSLFVSWPSGQQDRFVGVPGGQAILVTEGTSTYQTRYAFNRQSQNVQP; encoded by the coding sequence ATGAAATCCCCCCGGATAGCTTTATTATTGCTTTTTCTGGCAGCCTTTGCCGGTTGTGCGGATGAGGATGCCGCTACCGTAGCAGATATGCCGGGGGCGGGTGTCATGACATTTACAGAGGTTACTGCACCCGCTGGTCTGGCAGATTTCCAGCATAAAGGCGGGAGCGTGGGTGAAAAATGGTATCCGGAGACGGTAGGTGCCGGCGCTGGTTTTATTGATGTAGATGGCGATGGTTGGCTCGATATTCTTCTTGTGGAGGGCGGCACATGGCAAAACCAACTGGGTCCCGCAGCAGACGTACAATCCCTCCGCATCTACAAAAATAAAGGGGACGGTACGTTTGAAGATTACACAGAAGCTGCCGGCCTGGCGGACGTGCGAACGTACGCTTTTGGTGTTGTTGTGGCTGATTATGACAACGACGGGGATGACGATTTCTTTGTCACCACGCTTTATCAAAACCTGCTTTTTCAAAACAACGACGGCCAATTTGAAGAGGTTAGTGAAGCGGTCGGCCTGGCTGATGTGGCCCTTTGGAGTACTGCAGCCCTGTTTTTCGATGCAAACCGGGATGGATGGCTCGATCTGTTTGTTGCAGATTATGTTGACTGGACACCCGAAACTGACATCTGGTGCACCCACAACGGGGTGGACAAATCGTTCTGCGGCCCAAAGTTGTACGATGGGCTTGATAGCCATTTCTACCAGAACAATGGCGATGGTACATTCACCGAGCGCGCAGCTGCTGTGGGGCTCAAAGAATCGGTTGGTAAAACCCTTGGCGTGACGGAGTTGGACTTTAATTCGGATGGCTGGCCCGATCTTGCGCTGGCCAACGATACGCAGCGCGACTTGCTCTACCAGAACAAGGGGGATGGGACCTTCGAAGAAGTTGGCTTATTCAGTGGAATAGCATTTGATGAAAACGGTGTGGCCCGTGCCGGCATGGGAATTGATGCAGGCGACGTAGACAACAACGGCAATGTGTCTGTGTTTGTCGCCAATTATGCCGAAGAAATGATTGGTGTCTACCGGCATACCGGTGAGGGAATTTTTGTCAACCGTTCAGCAGCCTCTCAGGTTGGTCGCCCAAGCATGACAACGCTGGGGTTTGGACTCTTCCTCTTTGATCCAAATCTGGATGGTTACCTGGACCTTTTTGTTGCCAATGGTCACATCGATGACCTGATTGAGCAAGTGCAAGACAATGTGACCTACAAGCAAGCGCCGCAGCTTTTTGTGAATATGCGGAATGGTACGTTCAAAGAAGCTGTTTTAACGGACAGCACTTTGCTACAGCGACCCATCGTTGGTCGAGGTGCAGCCTTTGCCGACATTGATCGGGATGGGGACCAGGATATTCTGCTTACCGAGAACAAAGGCGGGGCGTATCTGTGGCGAAATGATGGGCAGGAAGGCAACGCGCTTCGGGTTTACCTGGCGGGCACAACCAGTAACCGTAGTGGCATCGGAGCGGAAGTGCTGGCATATGTTGCGGGAGAACCCCAGGCCCGCCGGATCCGGTCTGGCGGCAGTTACCTTTCCCAGTCTGAGCAAATTGCCACCATTGGCCTCGGGATGCATAATGCCGTTGATTCGCTATTTGTCAGCTGGCCAAGCGGGCAGCAAGATAGATTTGTTGGCGTGCCAGGCGGACAGGCGATACTTGTCACTGAAGGCACCAGCACGTATCAAACCCGGTACGCATTCAATCGACAATCCCAAAACGTACAACCTTAA